TTGTtagttttaaacaaaataattatggtAACATTCAGGGACTTTGAGAGATAATTCCAACATACAAATGGCAAATTGTGTTCATTAATCCTTAAAGAATGCAAGACAAAAGGAATAATTGCTTGCAAATTTACTAACCGCATTGACAATAGCTGAGACAGGCTTGAGCAGATTGCAATGTGCTTCCTCTCTCACCAGTGCTTCGATTCTCTGAGCCCTCACTTTGCCCACTTTTGGATCATGATTATGCCTGTGTTTACCTGGAAGAAACCCAGCACCTAGTTGTCTAAGGCTAGCATTGCAGCGTCTCTCTTTGCTAGAAGTTCCATGAAGGGTACACAACCAAACACTAGAAGTTTGTTTATAGTAGGTGTAGCCATTGCTGTCAATGAGCCTTGCACAACCATGGTGTCCTCCATGGTTAAATAACTCATATGCAACAGTCTCTACTTGTTCTGCTTGTTCTTCAATGATCACTGGTTCAAGTGCTACAGGAATGATTTCTGGTGCATTAATTCCTCGTTCCTGCCCTGCAGCAATGACTTCTGTAGATTCCCGTATAATAGCAGCAGAAGCAGTTGCTTCTATTTTCAGTGGTAAGGATGGCATAGTGGAGCTTCGTGCCAGGTAAACTTCTATTTGTGCTGCGAGCTGTACAAGACCTTTGCATAGTTCTGTAGGAGAAAAATGGAGCAAAACTAACTAATTCAAACTAAAGTGTCTAATGACATTTCAAACTGGCAACTTGAATGGCCATTGAGCACAATGAAACTGCAACCTAAATTGTGTGTcttcaaattgcaaaaaatgcataaaaattaaagtaaattttAATTATGGCCAAGCATAGAATATTCAACACAGTATTAGAAACCATGCAAATTGTTACAAATATAGTCATTATTATAAAGCAAATTCCAAGCCTTCCAGTGCTAAGAGGTGAAAGCCCATTCAAACCGTAGAAACAGTATTTTTGCCATTGTTCCTCAAAATAAACAACCGATGAATGAATTTTTTCAGCTATTGCTTCAATGAAATGTTGTCTTTCGACAAAGATCAAGAATTCTTATAAATTGGTGGATAtttaaagaaaacttctcttagCACTGCAAAACCTCTAATTAATATAACctgccattttggaaaaacagTGATGGCTGTTAGATTAACAGATTGaggtcagtttttcatgcgtctttCCTCTTATTAATGATGAATTGTGTCACAAAATTGTCAAAGTGGCTGTGGAAATTACGAGCAGCAGCCGAGTGATTTCCACAGCAAACTATGACAATATCATGACAACATTTATCATCAACAAGAGGACCGTACATGAAAAACTAACTTCAAATTGTTTTCTACAACTTACAAAGCTGCCAACTTTGCAAGGAGGCGTGACTATCAATCAAATTGGCAAACCCTTATTGGTGGATACTTCGTTAAAAACTTTCTTAGGCGGTCACGCTAAGTCACATTGCACTGTAATTGCTGGGTTAAAATGCAGAAAACAGCTGTAAACATGAATTTTACTCAAATTGAGGCAAACATTGTCATCGGCATTTCTCGCTTTCTGTTTAGCTACTTTCgacagccaaaaaaaaatttcattggttaaaagTTGACAGTTTGACAGCTGAAGTTGATTTTTGTATAATTAGAATTTTATCTGCctgtcctcttattgatgatatgATAAAAGTTTAGCCAATGAGCAAGTGAAAATCTAGACAGTTattgcaaaaaataaaactgaccTCCATAGTATTTACCTCTCATTCAAATAGCAAGTGAGAGCTTCTAACTTATGATGTTAACTATTCTGGGTTCTGCAAATTCTACTTACCATGGATAGGAGTTCCTCCATCAACAGCCATAATTTTTTCTTCTGGATCAACAATACTGgaattcttttttccttttctcagACTTTCCAGCTTCAGGTGGATAACAGTTCAATTCTGTCAAGAAGAATCTAGTCCATTTTAATAGTAAACAGAGTAGTGAGGGGAGAAAGCATGGCCCCTAGAGAGTTAATGCTCTCTCACACAACCATTAACCTTGAGTGATGGCACAGAGAGGGAGTTGTACTCACAAAATCCCTTGCTAAAAGGGTTGACTAACGACACAACCCAACTTCATTAACATTGCCAATGCAATCACCTAGAATCCAAGACCCTGGAAACAGCATGAACCTAGCATCAAAACAATTTAAACTAATGGTAAATATCAAATATTTAAATAACCTatcataaatatttatttattaataataataataatctatcATGTTTGTGATCATGATACAACTTCCTCATTTTGATTTCACAAACTCACTTTTAGACTCCTCGTCAGACATTATTTTGTCtcaaaaaattgaagaaaagcaaTCAATAATTGTGTACAGTAAGTGTCTACTTGAAATGATAAAGAATTAAAGCTTATATTAATTTCAACCACTAGATACCTCGTTTAAACTTAAGAATAACCACTTTTTTTTATATCATCGAATAACAATGCcatcctttgttttgttcatatTCTACAGATGAAAGCCGTACTGTTacaaagttttcaaatacaatggGCCATCGATCGGTTTAACGGACTTTGTTAGACTTTGTCGTAATGCGAGTGAATGCGATGAACAACACAGTTCAGACATCAGACGTTGACCaatcgacttcaaaattagtgaactggtcgttggcgaaacgaccgtaatCCAAACGAgtacgagttgataaaggttgaattaccaatTACTACcgtctttcatggtggtaattcaacctttatcgactcgtttgataaatttttgtaaaatacaataacCTCGCTTTACATACCCTAGGGTTAAAAACTTGCCACAGACAAGAACGTATGACGGTAAATAATACTCTATCCAATAGCGCTGCGCAGCCGTGACGTCACGAAATTTTGACCCCCAGCAGCGATTAGGACAAACAAACAGCTTTTCGAGAAAAGGAATATGAGTGACGATACGCCCATATCCAGTTCAAACGTCTCTAAAGCTCGAATTTTAACTCAAAACGACGGTGTTCCTGGCTCAAAGTTTGAGCAAGACCCAGAGAAATATACTAATACACAATTGAAGCGTTGGTTGAAGTGCAGAGGGTTAAAATTACGCGGAAAACGAGCAGACCTTATCTCACGTGTTCGCGACTGTCTCAAATCGAGCAATCACTATGTACTTGATTCGAGTATAGATGAAGGAAAATGGCTTCAAGCTAAAATACTGAAGAAAAATCATATCAACAGAATACACCTAAAGGATTTAACAGTGCCACAAACGCCTAAATCTGGCTGGAGAGTCTTTCCCTCGCAAGACATCCCATCGCTATTCATCTACGGCCACGTATATCAGTTTCATGGCACTGTGCAGGAATAAGAACAACATATCAACGCACATTTCACTGTTTTCAGAACTTTGCTATATTTTCAGTTGATTTACTGAGTAGGAGAGGCAAATTGCAAATCAGTGATTTACCAGCAAGCATCATCTTGAATGGCCAGCAACTTACTCTTCACAGTGCTACACTTTGGAATGGCCATCATTATATATGCTTCTTTAGACACAACAATGCATGGATTCTCTATGATGGGTTAAAGGAGTACAATCAAAAGAATTCTGGACTATCTGTATTCTTAGTTTTACCTGAAGGCTACTATCTCAGCCATGTATTGTTCATTGTTTAAACTTATGTACATAATGTGATATCTTCACTtaaatttttaatcattttgtattttataatatttttattgttctagaaaatcaaaattaaaatggaatTGAAGAGTATAGTTGTTAGCCATTTATTACATGGTCAATAATCACTCCAGAGACAATGTATTATTTGATATTGGAAGCTACATTAAATTAGCTGTATTTCCTTTGTTCAATAAAGAGAACTGTTCTGGTCTCAGTGAAATCAGCCTTTGGTCAGAAATGCAAACATACTATTTGTCAATATCTGATTTTATTTTACAGTCCATGTGTTTCTGCTCTACCCTAGCTATGCATTTATGTTGAGATATTAAATGTGGCATGttgtaaaattgtttaaaaataatGCCTTGATGCTAAAAAAAGAGTACAATGTTTCAGATTCTAGCTATTTACAAAGGACTTCCTGAAAATTGACTAACCCACATGCAACTACTACCATTTGAGTTGCTAATGGAGCAAGTGAAAGAGGTATGGTTCTTCCTACCAGCTTAAACTGCTTGAGACGCTGATTGAAACGCTCCACATGGACTCGTGCTTTGGCAATCTTTCTAGTGGAAAGTTCCTCAGCTGCACTTAGGTTGCCTCTTCCTTTCAAAAAAGCAGGAATTTGGATGCATGCTTGTAGAGGGTTAACCAGATCTTGGACAGTAAATCCCCTGTCCACTAGAATAACATCTTGTGGTTCAATGTGCTTTAAAATGCCACTTTGTTCAAAAATTTGTACATCAGAAATGTCCCCTTCATAGAGATCTGATACAAAGCAGGATCCTCCATTAGGAGTTACTGCAATCAAACATTTGAAGGTGTTAGCATGCTTGTATGAGGAGTATGTGTTCCCTTGTCTAGCAAAGTTTCTGGATGTCTCTACCCGAAACTCTGTACAGTCCACAGTGCATCGTATTCTCTTGATGGTTTTGAAGACTCGTGGTAGGAATCTCTGCAATACTTCCTTTGAAGGGAACATAACCCTTCGCATGTCACGAAATACTTTATACATCAACTGAATGAAGGTAGTAAAAATCTCTCTGATTGAAGTATCTTTTATTTGCTTATCTGGAGTGCTTAGCAGAAGAGACAAGGTTTTGATAGTAAAACCTCTTCTAAGTCTTAGTAGACAGATATACAGTCTTTCTTCTGAGGACCATTGGCTCGATAATTTGTGAGagttgatttgttttgaatttttaccATGGCACCAATACCTTATCTTATCCAAAGGACACACATCATTTAGAAAGTCGAACAAAACCTTGAACTGACTACTAGTAAGTCCAGTTAGATGTGTCATATTTTGTGAGTCTTGTATAACGTTTTCATAAGACATAGAACTGATAGAAATAGTCTTATAAACAACTTTACTTGTCTTCAGGGCATTGCTTGTTATGAGTGTTTCGATCTTCGACTTCAGCTCTGCATTCGACAATGTTTGGGTACTTTGATCCCTCGTTGGTGGTTCCTCGTCCTTAAAATCATACAAAGATGAGTCATTTTCTGATAAAACATCGGGTGATTCTACTTCTGAGTTGGCTTTGAGCTGTTTTCGTGCCTTCTTGGCAACGGCTTCGTGTCTTTGTTTTGGGGCCTTTCGTTTTACTTGTGTTTTATTACGTACTTCTTTCTCCGATAAATTCGCTTTAAACGGGTCAGGAAACTCCTTCGTCGGTCCTTTTCCACCTGGCCAGTGTACAGCACAAATGTAGGTATTGTAGTTGACATTTTTCACGGAGAAATTCTGTCTAGAACACGCATTTACCCAGCGTTGACAAAGCTCCAAATCATGCTTCGGTTTGGGGAACGGTATGAAAGCTTTCTGACCATTTTTTAGCATTTCTTTAAGTGAATCTGGCAATCTTTCTGGGTATCTTGAGTCATTATTACACTTGCCCCAGCAGCAATGCCTAGTTGCAACCATTTTAGATCGTTAAAGTATTTTTTGAACGAAAATACTTTTGCTCTTCACACGTTTCACTTATATCTCCTTGTTCAGACTCCGAGTATTTGTCCTAAACCAGCGGGGGGTCCAAAGATcaaaaatctatttttagactggCCGCGCAGTGCTATTGCTCCATTGAATGAAACTACGACGTATCTCGCTTTCTGACCATGCGAAGTGTGAATGGTGGGGAAAGGACTGGTGTGTAGTAAACCTCTTTTCgcctcaacctcgttcccaggttcCTTCCTCTACTTCTTGAATTACCCAGAATTCCCCTGCAAAATGAGACAATGAGGTACATTCTGTAGACAGAGCAACAAaggggacttttgtctgattggttgatcggttTTCTGGTTTTGAGTCTCCTGACCGCGCGgtaatgaagataaacaaagatggctgcaaaGGGGAAGGCTCCTTCTTGTGGTTGTTCGATCGTTTGTTCGGAAGTCTGTAGTAATCTTAGGTGGTTTTTAAACCTCAAAATGGCGAGAAAAGGTTTTCCAATGGGTATCCCACAAAgcgggaaaattttttttttgtcagctttgggAAAGCTTTTTCTTCGGAGAAAGCAAGTAAGCCGTTTCGCGAGCTAGCGAAttatgtttcgtaacaaatgcgctaaatgcgaaaagacctggtcgaaatgcaggtttataggctgggaagggaaatctttgggccgtaagtgctacaataaagtaaagagagagtccgagaatatataattttgttactcagtttgcagatgtcattgaaagctaagtttgcaaatagtattggggtccattttgcatttacatgtagctggcatggctgtgtttgatagactgttcctgatgttgccacaactttaacactgtgtccatgcaaacctaatggtgtgccaagtgttggtcactggtcaaattatgtgtatttccacacccacttagtgaaaatgaaagtcatctcaATCAAGAAAGTTTGTTATGGTGCGACtgatttttgtcaccttaaagaaacaataatgggtgagagtgggtgactttgaggtgcatttttcctaTAATGTAGCAAACGTTCACTTATATCAACACAACAGAACCTCATCTATGTACAATGTGGACTGTTGCCTGGAAAGGTGACATTGGcattgcttgcaagtttgttgctttctttttgttttcattgttgttgtaaatagtcagaaaattgtaaaatacaattcattcattaatCTTATCCCCCAAGTTGtcctattatcagtattattgcaatgtaacttgtagtattgttttaattcatttctgataacctcaatttgttatttagataatgtgtgctgtccaccaaaacgtttttttttttcaacttttatttgcttttttaacttgcttgcatgactgggcaaaacagccttgaccatagcacctggtcaagtgataacacagaataataattgcaatataatattgaccaaaaatatacagaaaaaaatccaaatcaaaatctagtgcaaaagcagtatattctctaaaattgcaaaaatgcagttgctgcacaacagtattattgtttgatgtagatgatatgtacagtgtacaggattcctaccagattttctttaatcacaatatatgtaccagcttgttcccatttcatcatacttgtaggtatacacagctgtatatattgtaaataacgttccttgttttaagttttagctaaaagaatttaatgtaaatttattattatcattaatttgatgtagatgaCTGTACAGTGTACAGAATATTACAACAAGACTTTCCTTGATCACAGTATATGTGCTAGCTTGTCCTtatttcatcatacttttagGTATGAACAACCGTGCATATTGTAGATAAATTTGcttgttctaatttttaactgtaaagaatttgctgtaaattcaaaagaatgtacaatttgtaagtaaaccgaagtgtcacaaagtgaattaactgtacaaaatatgtaaattttaagttgtaaagttatcttattcagcaattaaatctaactttactcagaaataaacatgaacatggaaagcacttttatatgaatatgaaatggtttgtaggcaaataatcttgcataataaattattattctagccTGCTGGAGATTTCTTTACAAATCATAAAAGAACTGATCAGTTAATTGGAGGTTAGACTATGGAACTTGGTTAACATGTGTTAGAactaaaatgacttgttttacagtgtaaaatcctgtctatttcagagtaatttgatcttttttaattccagtaccacacacgctactcaatttcatgtatgaacaAGAGGGAGAGATGCAgcatgtccatgcaaaaaatggctctcttcaatacaatcttgcgcacgccttgccactgcaaataataaacttttgtGGTAGTTAGAATCCTTGTAAATGTAGCATTCGTTCATTCAAAGCGATCCCTGGACCAcatcttagtttttgagatATGATCTCTATTGACTCAACCTGCGGCGAGATATTATCTTTTCAGGACCGACAACTTACGATGCGCGTTAGACAAAGGTCATTgtagttttcatttgtaaagcgATGGAGGAAAAAGAGGCTTCACCAAACTTAAAAATTACACATTTACAATACTGGGGCTTTCAAAGTCCAAATAAAGCTAAGTGACGGACATGATGATAGAAAAAGCAGACACGCCATCGTTACTAAACTAAATAACATAAATACATGACGGAGTGTACAATTTGACCTCTCTGAGAACTCTATGCCACTTCAACTGCTAAGATATCTCGTCAAAACCCATCTCCGGCTCACAATCTTTACTTAGTTAGTTGCTTTCTGTGGACCAATGTGTAATACAAAAGTCTGGCACAAGTgtacaaagagttgttgtttttagaaaaacgcatcaactcagttgtaaatttcgaaaaggctttcacgtacggagaggtaatttccgattaggccgtgaaagaaaaacgattaacgTCCCAACTATTTTGTTACTAACCTTAGTTTCACTCACAGGCTTACTTAAAGCTGAGAGATCCATGGTGAGGATTACAGACTCATTTACGAGTGGCATGTCATTTCTCAATTCTGTCTGGCTCTCACATTGGCCTTGTGTTCGTTTCGAGGCCGTCTATGTTGGTAATAAGGACAAAACTAATGATGCCGGTCatggtttctgttaatttaatccataccagcctctattctagtagcttacatcttgtacaataaacgtaaaagctgttacgaaggaaaagtcttttcttcctcgCAAAATCCTTGAAGTGCCTTGAGAGTACCATGTTTCCTAGATTTCAGATCACAAGCATATTTACCATTCTGCCGAGGTAACGGACTTAggaaagttgaagtggtgttttaGTCTCGGTGGTAGTACTCCATCTTCTCTCAATATTACTCCATTAGCCCGCAAACAACATTGGAAAGTTAATAAACAACCACCTGCAATGGCGCCCACGAAGCCGTACTTCTTTCCCGCGTTCTAACAAGctttagaatggttttttgactgaattgctgttctctaaagcgcatgcgcaacattagtctcctttgttagacagagctgaaaaacgcaaatgGCTACGTCAGTGCCCTgcggcatcgaacgtgggctcaagcgcgccctcatttaaaatgattgggatattacgggaaaaaaaacatttgtgcttaaagtgaaaaaacaaggtcggcagtgaaaagataagagtttggtctagcttttaacaaagaaaaattatttttcgaaaaatttagagggtgtagaacttctcaaaaatttgttttcgtgcacgaaacgACTCAACGCATGTGTTATCAGaaatgtttacattgttgtgttGGCTTTCTCTCGGCACGATTCCATCCGTTTATGCTAATTTTTGGTTCGCTGGTAAAACTCGGAACACCAAACACACTTGTTATGGTGCTGTAAGCCCTCTCTCTCCAGGTTTGGCGAGAGCAGCGAACGTTCCAGAAGCAACACCGACGTGTCTCGGACATAGATAGCCTCTCCTAGAGAAAAACTCAAAGAAAATGACTGACATTCCAGCGAACCTTTATGCTGTGTTGAACGGTCGgggggaaaacaaagaaaattactgcCCAGGAAGTAAGTGGTGTCACACGTGCAAAACAAAGTTTGACAAAGAAGCCGGTACAACCGacgtgaaacaacaacaacaacaaatttttttctctcactttgcttattaaattacattaggtaaatataaaataaaataggagaGCACTGACTGCCTAGAATAACTGATAAGTTAATAATGATAGGCAGTCAGTTTATACATTGTCAACTACTAGTTTAGGTTGGCACacacaataaacaaacacaagacaacacaaaactgaataaaaggaaGGTAAATCTGATTTCTGCATTGCcctttatcaataatttatgtTGCTCTTCTCATAAGTTATCTTACACCTTACTTTCCtcatgttttgaaaacattttttggtgaattcaaaatgtagaaaaatgatACAAGAGCCCATTTGAGAGAAATGACAGTGGAGGAATTGCAAGAGCAATACATACAGTATTTCCActcttcaaaataaattgagCGAAACGGAAAATAAGCTCACAGAGATGCAAGGttattaaaactttattttataaGTTCATACAAAATATTGACCCAAGGTAAAAAGATgctcttttt
Above is a genomic segment from Acropora muricata isolate sample 2 chromosome 1, ASM3666990v1, whole genome shotgun sequence containing:
- the LOC136920638 gene encoding uncharacterized protein yields the protein MVATRHCCWGKCNNDSRYPERLPDSLKEMLKNGQKAFIPFPKPKHDLELCQRWVNACSRQNFSVKNVNYNTYICAVHWPGGKGPTKEFPDPFKANLSEKEVRNKTQVKRKAPKQRHEAVAKKARKQLKANSEVESPDVLSENDSSLYDFKDEEPPTRDQSTQTLSNAELKSKIETLITSNALKTITPNGGSCFVSDLYEGDISDVQIFEQSGILKHIEPQDVILVDRGFTVQDLVNPLQACIQIPAFLKGRGNLSAAEELSTRKIAKARVHVERFNQRLKQFKLVGRTIPLSLAPLATQMVVVACGLVNFQEVLCK